In Niallia sp. FSL W8-0635, one genomic interval encodes:
- a CDS encoding sporulation protein YjcZ, which produces MVGYGYPNQIPPAVPLGGGIGPTPVGYGYGAPYAAYGGVYGGASGVWYAFLIILFIVIILFWGVWAFGGYFR; this is translated from the coding sequence ATGGTTGGTTACGGATACCCGAATCAAATACCACCTGCTGTTCCACTTGGAGGAGGAATAGGACCCACTCCTGTTGGTTATGGATATGGAGCGCCATATGCTGCATATGGAGGCGTATACGGTGGTGCCAGTGGAGTCTGGTACGCATTCTTAATCATTTTGTTTATTGTTATCATTCTTTTCTGGGGTGTTTGGGCATTTGGTGGTTATTTCCGTTAA
- a CDS encoding YqeG family HAD IIIA-type phosphatase has product MFNQFLPNQFVKNILEISPESLKEKGIKGIITDLDNTLVEWDRPLATPQIIEWFAEMKRNDIKVTIVSNNKEARVKSFSDPLQIPFIFSARKPLGRAFKKAVMQMNVKKEETVVIGDQLLTDVLGGNRSGFHTILVVPVAQTDGFMTRINRKMERRILNWFRRNGKLTWED; this is encoded by the coding sequence GTGTTTAATCAATTTTTGCCTAATCAGTTTGTTAAAAATATATTGGAGATTTCACCAGAAAGCTTAAAAGAAAAGGGAATTAAGGGGATTATTACTGACTTAGATAATACGTTAGTTGAATGGGATCGCCCGCTTGCAACACCACAAATTATTGAATGGTTTGCAGAAATGAAGAGAAATGACATTAAAGTAACTATTGTTTCTAATAATAAAGAAGCGAGAGTAAAGTCATTCTCTGATCCATTGCAGATTCCTTTTATCTTTTCTGCGCGCAAGCCACTTGGTCGAGCTTTCAAGAAAGCAGTCATGCAAATGAATGTGAAAAAAGAAGAGACTGTAGTAATTGGTGATCAATTACTAACAGATGTTCTTGGTGGAAATAGAAGTGGATTTCATACTATTTTAGTTGTTCCAGTTGCACAAACAGATGGATTTATGACAAGAATTAATCGGAAAATGGAAAGAAGAATTTTAAATTGGTTTCGTAGAAACGGAAAATTGACTTGGGAGGATTAA
- a CDS encoding phosphatidylserine decarboxylase yields MKQTIYRLCIELTNGRWSSILIKKFAYSRWSRYIIPSFAKIYQINIDEMEKKLQEYRSLHEFFIRKLKTDCRKINAAAGEIISPVDAVIEDIGKVRIDQSILVKGKSYSIDEMLGDEKIVNKYVGGTYLIFYLSPSHYHRIHCPATGIVAKRWTLGSKSYPVNKYGLKWGKSTLSKNYRSITEIRTEEGNSLCMVKVGAMFINSIILSHEKESLVQGEEMAYFSFGSTVVLLFEKNTFIQKDFPSIPYPVKIGEVIGEISKVDTSKAL; encoded by the coding sequence TTGAAACAAACAATATATCGACTTTGTATCGAACTAACAAACGGAAGATGGAGTTCTATTTTAATTAAAAAATTTGCCTATTCTAGATGGAGCCGTTATATTATCCCTTCCTTTGCAAAGATTTATCAAATAAATATAGATGAAATGGAAAAAAAACTACAGGAATATCGCTCACTACATGAATTTTTTATTAGAAAATTAAAAACGGATTGCCGAAAAATTAATGCAGCAGCAGGAGAAATAATTAGCCCTGTAGATGCAGTAATTGAAGATATAGGAAAAGTAAGAATTGATCAATCCATTTTAGTAAAAGGAAAATCGTATTCAATTGATGAAATGCTTGGAGATGAAAAAATAGTTAATAAATATGTAGGTGGGACTTATCTAATTTTTTATTTAAGCCCAAGCCACTATCATCGAATTCACTGTCCTGCAACTGGGATAGTGGCAAAACGTTGGACTCTTGGAAGCAAGTCGTATCCTGTTAATAAATATGGTTTGAAATGGGGAAAATCGACCTTATCTAAAAATTATCGATCTATAACTGAAATCAGGACAGAGGAAGGAAATAGCCTTTGTATGGTCAAAGTTGGGGCAATGTTTATTAACTCTATTATATTAAGTCATGAAAAAGAGAGCTTAGTACAAGGGGAGGAAATGGCCTATTTTTCCTTCGGTTCTACTGTTGTGCTATTATTTGAAAAAAATACATTTATACAGAAAGACTTTCCTTCTATACCATATCCGGTTAAAATAGGAGAGGTTATTGGAGAAATTAGCAAAGTAGATACATCGAAGGCTCTATAG
- the pssA gene encoding CDP-diacylglycerol--serine O-phosphatidyltransferase: MFFNGVLEQTIKKIKTQLANVLTLTNIFLGSFAIIYSLKGHLQLSLLLIFIAALADRLDGMTARKFNIESELGKQLDSMSDIISFGVAPALLVYQGVLFELGAPGSFFTVLYIVCGAFRLARFNITESHGFFTGLPITAAGCILTFSCLWFAFMPPHIYLFLMLILSVLMIGSFKWRKI; this comes from the coding sequence ATGTTTTTTAATGGAGTTTTAGAACAAACCATCAAAAAAATAAAAACACAATTAGCAAATGTTTTAACATTAACAAATATTTTTTTAGGATCTTTTGCAATTATTTATAGTTTAAAGGGACATCTCCAATTAAGTCTATTACTTATTTTTATTGCTGCATTAGCAGATCGGCTTGATGGAATGACTGCCCGAAAATTTAATATAGAATCAGAGCTTGGTAAACAGCTTGATTCTATGAGCGACATCATTTCGTTTGGGGTAGCACCAGCATTATTAGTATACCAAGGAGTGTTATTTGAATTAGGGGCTCCTGGTTCCTTTTTCACCGTTCTGTATATCGTTTGTGGAGCTTTTCGATTAGCTCGATTTAATATTACAGAAAGTCATGGCTTTTTTACAGGCTTACCAATAACAGCTGCTGGCTGTATCTTAACCTTTAGCTGTCTGTGGTTCGCTTTCATGCCGCCACATATCTATTTATTTCTTATGCTAATTCTTTCTGTACTAATGATTGGAAGTTTTAAATGGAGAAAAATTTAA
- the yhbY gene encoding ribosome assembly RNA-binding protein YhbY codes for MLRGKQKRFLRAKAHHLNPIFQVGKGGVNENMIKQISEALEVRELLKISILQNCDEDRDTVASELVNGTKSELVQIIGNTIVLYKESKENKTINLPS; via the coding sequence ATGTTAAGAGGTAAACAAAAAAGATTTTTAAGAGCAAAGGCACACCATTTAAACCCTATATTCCAAGTAGGAAAAGGTGGCGTCAATGAAAATATGATTAAGCAAATAAGTGAAGCTTTAGAAGTAAGAGAACTTTTAAAGATCAGCATTCTGCAAAACTGTGATGAAGATAGGGATACGGTTGCAAGTGAATTAGTAAATGGAACGAAAAGTGAGTTAGTTCAAATTATTGGAAATACAATCGTTTTATATAAAGAATCGAAAGAAAATAAAACGATAAATTTACCATCTTAA
- the sigK gene encoding RNA polymerase sporulation sigma factor SigK: MSGILLSLGALLKELVFLVSYVKNNAFPQPLSASDEKKYLRLMAEGDSHARNMLIEHNLRLVAHIVKKFENTGEDSEDLISIGTIGLIKGIESFSEGKGTKLATYAARCIENEILMHLRALKKTKKDVSLHDPIGQDKEGNEISLIDVLKSESEDVVNTIQLNMELEKVKEYIDVLDEREKEVIIGRFGLDLKKEKTQREIAKELGISRSYVSRIEKRALMKMFHEFYRAEKEKKRNND; this comes from the coding sequence ATGTCTGGAATCTTATTGTCGCTTGGAGCTTTATTAAAAGAATTAGTTTTTCTTGTGTCCTATGTTAAGAATAATGCATTTCCCCAACCATTATCAGCGAGTGATGAAAAGAAATATTTAAGATTGATGGCTGAAGGGGATTCCCATGCAAGAAATATGTTGATAGAACATAATTTGCGTTTAGTTGCCCATATTGTGAAAAAATTTGAAAATACAGGTGAAGATTCAGAGGATCTTATTTCGATTGGAACCATCGGTCTTATAAAAGGGATAGAAAGCTTTTCAGAGGGAAAAGGCACGAAATTGGCTACCTATGCTGCTCGTTGTATAGAAAATGAAATTCTAATGCATTTAAGAGCACTGAAAAAAACGAAAAAGGATGTATCTCTTCATGACCCTATTGGTCAGGATAAGGAAGGAAATGAAATTAGCTTAATTGATGTATTGAAGTCAGAATCGGAAGATGTTGTTAATACGATTCAGTTAAATATGGAGCTTGAAAAAGTGAAAGAATATATTGATGTGCTAGATGAAAGAGAAAAAGAAGTAATTATCGGAAGGTTTGGACTTGATTTGAAGAAGGAAAAAACACAACGTGAAATAGCTAAAGAACTAGGCATTTCAAGAAGTTACGTTTCTCGAATTGAAAAAAGAGCTTTGATGAAAATGTTTCATGAATTTTATCGAGCAGAAAAGGAAAAAAAACGAAATAATGATTAG
- the aroE gene encoding shikimate dehydrogenase: protein MRKNYAVIGDPIQHSMSPVMHNDLFQFYGLDAEMKKIHIKKEQFESGINKLREMNISGFNVTVPHKQAIIPFLDELDPLSKAIGAVNTVVCEDGKWIGYNTDGEGYLKGLLKQFPDVKQTRTLIIGSGGAARGIYFTLAHYGVQQIDICNRTLSKAEALKEACPYPVNTTIMETTQAEKKLGEYGLVIQTTSIGMSPNIDASPIQMSNLMDGTFVSDIIYNPSETKILMDAKAKGAIIQNGIDMFIYQGALAFEKWQRIFPDTERMRQNVLAQLGGLSC from the coding sequence ATGAGGAAAAATTATGCAGTAATTGGCGATCCAATTCAACACTCGATGTCACCTGTTATGCACAATGATCTTTTTCAATTCTACGGATTAGATGCTGAGATGAAAAAGATACATATAAAAAAAGAACAGTTCGAAAGTGGAATAAACAAGTTAAGAGAAATGAATATATCTGGATTCAATGTTACTGTACCACATAAACAAGCAATTATTCCCTTTTTAGATGAACTAGACCCATTGAGTAAAGCAATTGGTGCTGTAAATACGGTAGTATGTGAAGATGGGAAGTGGATTGGGTATAATACAGATGGAGAAGGGTATTTAAAAGGGCTTTTAAAACAGTTTCCTGATGTAAAACAGACAAGAACATTAATTATTGGAAGTGGTGGCGCAGCAAGAGGCATTTATTTTACTTTGGCTCATTATGGCGTACAACAAATCGATATATGTAATCGGACTCTTTCTAAGGCAGAAGCCTTAAAAGAGGCATGTCCATATCCAGTTAATACGACTATAATGGAAACAACTCAAGCAGAAAAGAAGCTTGGTGAATATGGTCTGGTCATACAAACAACTTCTATCGGCATGTCACCAAATATAGATGCTTCTCCTATTCAAATGAGCAATTTGATGGATGGGACGTTCGTAAGTGATATAATCTATAACCCATCGGAAACAAAAATATTAATGGATGCGAAAGCTAAAGGGGCAATCATTCAAAACGGGATTGATATGTTTATATATCAAGGAGCTTTAGCTTTTGAAAAATGGCAACGGATTTTTCCAGATACAGAGAGAATGCGACAAAATGTTTTAGCACAACTAGGAGGATTATCATGTTAA
- the yqeK gene encoding bis(5'-nucleosyl)-tetraphosphatase (symmetrical) YqeK produces MNREEALLIVKEQITEKRYIHTIGVMETAIKLAEKYGGDVKKAETAAIFHDYAKFRPKHEMKQIIVQQNMDPNLLLFHSELWHAPVGAFLVEKEVGINDKEILDAIRYHTSGRPEMSMLEKIVYLADYMEPGRAFPGVDEVRELAEVSFERAFLQAVKNTIMFLIRNNRAVFPLSFETYNSYCINMEVD; encoded by the coding sequence ATGAATCGTGAAGAAGCATTACTAATAGTGAAAGAACAAATAACGGAAAAGCGTTATATTCACACAATAGGTGTAATGGAAACAGCTATTAAATTAGCAGAAAAGTATGGTGGAGATGTCAAAAAGGCAGAAACAGCAGCGATTTTCCACGATTACGCAAAATTTCGCCCTAAGCATGAAATGAAACAGATTATTGTACAGCAAAATATGGATCCAAATCTTTTGTTGTTTCATTCTGAACTTTGGCATGCGCCAGTTGGTGCTTTTTTAGTAGAAAAAGAAGTGGGAATAAACGATAAAGAAATACTTGATGCGATAAGGTATCATACATCTGGTAGACCTGAAATGAGCATGCTAGAGAAAATAGTTTATTTAGCTGATTATATGGAACCAGGAAGAGCATTCCCAGGTGTCGATGAAGTAAGGGAATTAGCAGAAGTGAGTTTTGAACGTGCTTTTTTACAAGCGGTAAAAAATACAATTATGTTTCTTATCAGGAATAATCGTGCAGTATTTCCTTTAAGCTTTGAAACGTATAATAGTTATTGTATAAATATGGAGGTTGATTGA
- a CDS encoding M3 family oligoendopeptidase, whose translation MSIKEYQETWDLEGLFPGGSDSLKFKEHLAISMDEIAKLSTYVHTFEPLKEEGDQDVLLQIVQQFEIVVKKVRQAGAFVSCLEAQNIEDKEASTLRGRVTELSASFQNVLTILDGKLSLYSDIEWDSLFKGNDLEQLYFVLSERRTAAKEKLSETEETLINKLSVDGYYGWGQMYDTIVGKMQIPFQEEKLSVGQAANKFSNPDRSIRKKVFFEWEKAWDANGEVLAKTLNHLAGFRLNVYGMRGWNSFLKEPLDMNRMQEKTLRAMWNAISKNKQPFVQFLERKAKLLGLDKLSWYDLDAPLGKVETKMSYQEGAEFIMKHFEEFGTEMATFAKKAFEDKWIEAEDRKGKRPGGFHTYFPESAQSRIFMTYSGTPSNVSTLAHELGHGFHTYVMRDMHTLNRNYAMNVAETASTFAEMIVSDAAVKAASTEEEKLVLLEDKIQRSIALLMNIHARFLFETKFYEERQKGLVRKERLNWLMLDAQKEAYGEALAEYHPSFWSSKLHFFITGVPFYNFPYTFGFLFSLGIYAKAIEEGKGYEEKYIALLRDTASMTVEELAYKHLQVDLTQEEFWNSAIQLCTKDVEEFLELTHEKI comes from the coding sequence TTGAGTATAAAAGAATATCAAGAAACATGGGATTTAGAGGGGTTATTTCCAGGAGGAAGCGATTCCTTAAAGTTTAAAGAGCATTTAGCAATATCAATGGATGAAATTGCTAAGTTATCAACATATGTACATACGTTTGAACCTTTAAAAGAAGAAGGGGACCAAGATGTCTTACTACAAATTGTACAGCAGTTTGAGATAGTCGTAAAAAAAGTAAGACAAGCAGGTGCCTTTGTCAGTTGCTTAGAAGCACAGAATATAGAGGATAAAGAGGCGAGCACATTAAGGGGAAGAGTAACCGAATTAAGTGCAAGCTTTCAAAATGTATTAACCATTCTTGATGGGAAATTATCTTTGTATAGTGATATAGAATGGGATTCTTTGTTTAAAGGAAATGATCTTGAGCAACTTTATTTTGTCCTTTCGGAAAGAAGAACAGCTGCAAAAGAGAAATTATCAGAAACAGAAGAAACACTAATTAACAAATTAAGTGTTGATGGTTATTACGGTTGGGGTCAAATGTATGATACCATCGTGGGTAAAATGCAGATTCCTTTTCAAGAGGAGAAATTATCTGTTGGACAAGCTGCAAATAAATTTTCTAATCCTGATCGATCAATTAGAAAAAAGGTTTTTTTTGAATGGGAAAAGGCTTGGGATGCAAATGGAGAAGTTCTGGCTAAAACATTAAACCATTTAGCTGGCTTTCGATTAAATGTGTATGGAATGAGAGGCTGGAATAGTTTTTTAAAAGAACCATTGGATATGAATCGCATGCAAGAAAAAACATTGCGAGCAATGTGGAATGCAATTTCTAAAAATAAACAACCTTTTGTACAGTTTTTAGAAAGAAAAGCGAAACTTTTAGGATTAGATAAATTAAGCTGGTATGACTTGGATGCTCCACTTGGGAAGGTAGAAACAAAAATGTCCTATCAAGAGGGTGCTGAATTTATCATGAAGCACTTTGAAGAATTCGGAACAGAAATGGCTACTTTTGCAAAAAAAGCCTTTGAAGATAAATGGATAGAAGCTGAAGATAGAAAAGGCAAGCGACCAGGTGGCTTCCATACTTATTTTCCAGAAAGTGCTCAATCACGGATTTTTATGACATATTCTGGTACTCCGTCAAATGTCTCGACGTTAGCCCATGAATTAGGTCATGGTTTTCATACCTATGTGATGAGAGATATGCATACATTAAATAGAAATTATGCGATGAATGTGGCTGAAACAGCGTCTACCTTTGCTGAGATGATTGTGTCGGATGCAGCTGTAAAAGCTGCTTCCACAGAAGAAGAAAAGCTGGTATTACTTGAGGATAAAATCCAGCGCTCTATAGCATTATTAATGAATATTCACGCTCGTTTTCTATTCGAAACAAAATTTTATGAAGAACGCCAAAAGGGACTTGTTCGAAAAGAGCGATTAAATTGGTTAATGCTGGATGCTCAAAAAGAAGCATATGGTGAGGCTTTGGCGGAATATCATCCTTCTTTTTGGAGTTCAAAATTACACTTCTTTATAACAGGTGTACCTTTCTATAATTTCCCTTATACCTTTGGTTTTCTGTTTTCTCTTGGCATATATGCTAAAGCAATAGAAGAAGGAAAAGGGTATGAGGAGAAGTATATTGCATTATTAAGGGATACAGCAAGCATGACAGTAGAAGAATTGGCATATAAGCACCTCCAAGTTGATTTAACTCAAGAAGAATTTTGGAACAGCGCTATTCAACTTTGTACCAAGGATGTAGAAGAATTCTTGGAGTTAACACACGAAAAAATATAG
- a CDS encoding N-acetylmuramoyl-L-alanine amidase, with protein sequence MVKIFIDPGHGGTDSGASGNGLLEKNLTLEIAQQISNILQSEYENIAIRMGRNGDSTVSLSERTDAANSWNADFYLSIHINAGGGTGFESYIYPGVGAPTSMYQEAIHEQIVKETGFNDRGMKSANFHVLRETKMPALLTENGFIDTTADVNRLKDSSFITRIARGHVKGLEKAFSLKRKAINTTIYRVQIGAFENKENADKLEAKASSEGFATAVLFRNNLYIVQIGAFSSRSNAEQLAAKAEEAGFTTFISIK encoded by the coding sequence ATGGTGAAAATTTTTATCGATCCTGGACATGGTGGCACAGATTCTGGTGCATCAGGAAATGGATTACTAGAAAAGAATTTAACATTAGAGATTGCACAACAAATAAGCAATATTCTTCAAAGTGAATATGAGAATATTGCTATTCGTATGGGGAGAAATGGAGATTCTACAGTGAGCTTATCAGAAAGAACAGACGCAGCCAATAGCTGGAATGCTGATTTTTATCTTTCCATTCATATTAATGCAGGTGGGGGAACAGGCTTTGAAAGCTATATATACCCAGGAGTTGGAGCACCTACATCCATGTATCAAGAAGCAATTCATGAACAGATAGTCAAAGAGACAGGCTTTAATGATAGAGGGATGAAAAGTGCGAATTTCCATGTGCTAAGAGAAACCAAAATGCCAGCGTTATTAACAGAAAATGGATTTATCGATACAACAGCAGATGTTAATCGATTAAAAGATAGCTCCTTTATTACAAGAATTGCTAGAGGTCATGTCAAAGGTTTAGAAAAAGCATTTTCGCTAAAAAGGAAAGCAATTAATACAACCATTTACCGAGTGCAAATCGGAGCATTTGAAAACAAGGAAAATGCGGATAAACTGGAAGCAAAGGCAAGTAGTGAAGGATTTGCAACAGCTGTTCTGTTTCGAAATAATCTCTATATTGTACAAATTGGTGCCTTTAGTAGTAGAAGTAATGCTGAACAATTGGCAGCAAAGGCGGAAGAAGCAGGTTTTACAACTTTTATTTCCATTAAATAG
- the yqeH gene encoding ribosome biogenesis GTPase YqeH has translation MTERIHCIGCGVAIQTENKNELGYAPSSSLEKEEVICQRCFRLKHYNEVQDVSLTDDDFLKILNEIGQSDSLIVKLVDIFDFNGSWLPGLHRFTGKNKVILIGNKVDLLPKSVKQQKVINWMKKEAKDLGLRPEDVYLVSAEKGKNVKEVLEAIDYHRNGKNVYVVGCTNVGKSTFINRILKEVSGEENVITTSHFPGTTLDIIEIPLSDGKFLVDTPGIINHHQMAHFVDKKDLKVITPKKEIKARIFQLNDKQTLFFGGLARFDFVKGDRNSFVCYFSNEITIHRTKLENADELYKKHAGDLLTPPNREQMEEFPELVRHDFSIKEPKTDIVFSGLGWITVNEPNIQVSVYVPKGVHAMLRKSLI, from the coding sequence GTGACAGAAAGAATACATTGTATTGGCTGTGGAGTTGCCATTCAGACGGAAAATAAAAATGAATTAGGATATGCACCTTCTTCATCTCTGGAAAAAGAAGAGGTTATTTGTCAAAGATGTTTCCGTTTAAAGCATTATAATGAAGTGCAGGATGTTTCTTTAACAGATGATGATTTTTTGAAGATTTTAAATGAGATTGGCCAAAGCGATAGCCTCATTGTAAAACTAGTAGATATATTTGATTTCAATGGAAGCTGGCTACCTGGTCTACATCGTTTTACTGGGAAAAATAAGGTTATTTTAATAGGAAATAAAGTCGATCTTTTACCAAAATCAGTGAAACAACAGAAGGTCATTAATTGGATGAAAAAAGAGGCGAAAGATCTAGGATTAAGACCTGAAGATGTGTATCTTGTTAGTGCTGAAAAAGGAAAGAATGTAAAGGAAGTATTAGAAGCAATAGATTATCATCGTAATGGAAAAAATGTCTATGTGGTTGGTTGTACCAATGTAGGGAAATCGACTTTTATAAATCGAATCCTTAAAGAGGTTTCTGGTGAAGAGAATGTAATCACAACTTCCCATTTTCCTGGTACTACACTAGATATAATTGAAATCCCTTTATCTGATGGCAAATTTTTAGTAGATACTCCTGGAATCATTAATCATCATCAAATGGCACATTTTGTTGACAAAAAGGATTTAAAAGTCATTACTCCGAAGAAGGAAATTAAAGCAAGAATTTTTCAATTAAATGATAAACAAACACTTTTCTTTGGGGGACTAGCTAGATTTGATTTTGTAAAAGGGGATCGTAATAGCTTTGTATGCTATTTTTCTAATGAGATAACGATTCATCGTACAAAGTTGGAAAATGCAGATGAGTTATATAAAAAGCATGCGGGGGATTTATTAACTCCACCAAATAGAGAGCAAATGGAAGAATTTCCAGAGCTAGTTAGACATGATTTCTCGATTAAAGAACCGAAGACAGATATTGTTTTTTCGGGATTGGGATGGATAACGGTTAATGAACCAAATATACAAGTATCTGTCTATGTTCCAAAAGGCGTTCATGCCATGCTGCGTAAATCACTGATATAA
- a CDS encoding nicotinate-nucleotide adenylyltransferase, which yields MKKVGILGGTFDPPHIGHLIIANEVLHAKKLDEIWFMPNQEPPHKIKSGNVTNIQRMEMLQLSIEAHAAFQVETIELDREGKSYTYDTMKLLNEIYPNIDFYFIIGADMVEYLPKWYKIQELMQIVQFISVNRPKYQLETEYPVQYVKVPDINISSSLIRERVRDGETISFLVRDEVKRYIEENRLYES from the coding sequence TTGAAAAAAGTAGGGATATTGGGAGGGACCTTTGATCCTCCTCATATAGGACATCTAATTATAGCCAATGAAGTACTGCATGCAAAAAAATTAGATGAGATTTGGTTTATGCCAAATCAAGAACCTCCACATAAAATAAAATCAGGTAATGTAACGAATATTCAGCGAATGGAAATGTTACAATTATCCATAGAGGCCCATGCTGCCTTTCAAGTCGAGACGATTGAATTAGACAGGGAAGGCAAATCTTATACCTATGATACGATGAAGCTTTTAAATGAGATTTATCCTAATATTGATTTTTATTTTATAATAGGTGCCGATATGGTAGAATATTTGCCTAAATGGTATAAAATTCAAGAGCTTATGCAAATCGTGCAATTTATAAGTGTGAATCGTCCTAAATATCAATTAGAAACGGAGTACCCTGTTCAATATGTAAAGGTTCCTGATATTAATATTTCCTCTAGCTTAATTCGTGAAAGGGTTAGAGACGGGGAAACTATTTCATTTTTAGTCAGAGATGAAGTAAAGAGATATATTGAGGAGAATCGGCTATATGAATCGTGA
- a CDS encoding sporulation histidine kinase inhibitor Sda — MRKLSDELLIESYHKARELNLSPEFIRLIETEIHRRSLSNQIKVSS, encoded by the coding sequence ATGCGAAAACTGTCAGATGAATTATTGATTGAGTCCTATCATAAAGCAAGGGAACTAAACCTAAGCCCTGAATTTATTCGTCTCATCGAAACTGAAATTCACCGACGTTCTTTAAGCAACCAGATAAAAGTTTCCTCTTAA